The following proteins are co-located in the Toxotes jaculatrix isolate fToxJac2 chromosome 9, fToxJac2.pri, whole genome shotgun sequence genome:
- the ostn gene encoding osteocrin: MQICGCLLFSCLLFITVLHCSVSGFTVQHQPQHIDRPVSRPLAALPRRPGGPKAGEELTAKLLRLDDLVRMENDVMEPKRKRSFPGNNAPLDRLSVSSMETKQAPNKQSKVVELPRRRVNPPPIDRIGMSRLPNSRG, encoded by the exons atgCAGATCTGTGGCTGTTTGCTGTTCTCCTGCCTGCTGTTCATCACTGTGCTGCACTGCAGTGTCAGTGGCTTCACAGTCCAACATCAACctcag cacaTAGACCGGCCCGTGTCGAGGCCTCTTGCGGCTCTTCCACGTCGCCCTGGAGGACCGAAGGCAGGGGAGGAGTTAACGGCGAAGCTGCTCCGATTGGATGACCTGGTGAGGATGGAGAATGATGTCATGGAgccaaagaggaagaggagtttCCCCGGCAACAACGCACCTCTGGACCGCCTGTCAGTCAGCTCCATGGAAACCAAACAGGCACCAAACAAGCAGAG CAAAGTCGTGGAGTTGCCACGCCGACGAGTCAATCCTCCTCCCATTGACAGGATTGGCATGAGTCGTCTACCAAACAGCAGAGGGTAG
- the gmnc gene encoding geminin coiled-coil domain-containing protein 1 yields the protein METLASFWAHDPCDPSDLGEKRHETSTVWESQCVFNSCPPAGLMWTDQLSPQLQRNKQLQDTLLQREEELARLQEENNKLRQFLSSSFVKNLEEKAKKLTTDGRRRLKRKLTSVDEGPFQNCVHQPVASQQISKRVCRNLTAEFCSESSETSASSEPNLDLWVLRTLGLKDRDTIDTSSDPLSSSGYSLTGLVCDAADVSSSSSGYSLHSFSPSVPTSAPSSAHIYCQSNPANSAQNCTNSPGQCSDFTASTPAGQHGAPEAVIRSYNTLTAFQPPPLTEDLPFTQSPDRAKICSSTTSSRAQSLDGNPAEHLAYWSSLRGSQTPSQDTTQFSPLGERIRFSPISSSSPVTNQPWTPVQGCSPTSPSAGSQPPVTPQTPRSRVDLAFSMSLSPSSSVKTHSFPQGQAFVRKDTEGRWNFTWVPRQGP from the exons ATGGAAACCCTGGCATCTTTTTGGGCCCATGACCCCTGTGACCCCAGCGACCTCGGAGAAAAGCGGCACGAGACATCGACTGTGTGGG agtctcagtgtgtctttaACAGCTGTCCGCCTGCCGGTCTGATGTGGACAGATCAGCTCTCCCCTCAGctccagagaaacaaacag CTCCAGGAcactctgctgcagagagaggaggagctggcCAGACTGCAGGAGGAGAACAACAAACTCAGACAGTTCCTCAGCTCTTCATTTGTGAAGAACCTCGAGGAAAAGGCTAAA AAACTAACCACCgatgggaggaggaggctgaagaGAAAACTGACATCTGTTGATGAAGGTCCTTTCCAGAACTGTGTTCATCAGCCCGTGGCCTCCCAGCAGATCAGCAAGAGAGTCTGCAGGAACCTCACTGCCGAGTTCTGCTCTGAGTCCTCCGAAACGTCTGCCTCCTCAGAGCCAAACCTGGACCTCTGGGTTCTGCGAACCCTGGGACTGAAGGACCGAGACACCATCGATACATCCAGCGACCCCTTGTCCTCATCTGGTTACAGCCTCACAGGTTTAGTTTGTGATGCTGCAGACGTCTCATCCTCGTCCTCTGGATACTCTCTCCACTCTTTCAGCCCTTCAGTTCCCACCTCTGCACCTTCTTCTGCCCACATCTACTGCCAAAGCAATCCTGCCAATTCAGCTCAGAACTGCACAAATTCTCCAGGTCAATGCTCTGACTTCACTGCCTCCACACCCGCCGGACAGCATGGAGCTCCTGAAGCTGTGATCAGGAGCTACAACACACTGACTGCCTTCCAACCTCCTCCACTAACCGAAGACCTACCCTTCACCCAGTCACCAGACAGAGCAAAGATCTGCTCCTCCACTACCTCGAGTCGAGCACAATCTCTAGACGGAAACCCAGCAGAACATCTGGCATACTGGTCCTCACTGAGAGGCAGCCAGACACCATCACAGGACACAACCCAGTTCAGTCCGCTGGGAGAAAGAATCCGTTTCTCTCCCATTTCGTCTTCGAGTCCAGTCACAAACCAACCCTGGACACCAGTTCAAGGCTGCAGCCCAACAAGCCCGTCAGCTGGATCTCAGCCTCCTGTCACGCCTCAGACCCCTCGCAGCCGCGTGGACTTGGCGTTCAGTATGTCTCTCAGCCCGTCCAGCAGCGTCAAGACCCACAGCTTCCCCCAGGGACAAGCCTTTGTCCGAAAGGACACAGAGGGAAGGTGGAATTTCACCTGGGTCCCCAGACAAGGACCATAG